One stretch of Malus domestica chromosome 14, GDT2T_hap1 DNA includes these proteins:
- the LOC103454320 gene encoding uncharacterized protein, translating to MAASMVCRPTEEQPQWGGFVAARFYKPRNRAMTHANLMNNYFNPNSVYTEEDFRRHFRMRRHIFERLLRDFHQVNLYFRHKWDRASRPGFSPHQKVTIALQMMAYGSLADSMNEAHDMSKSTYLDTLEQLCDTIVQVYKDEYLREPNQEYLNRLFRKVEDRGFPGMIGSLDCMH from the coding sequence gtggctTTGTTGCTGCTCGCTTTTATAAACCACGAAACAGAGCGATGACACATGCtaatctgatgaacaactactttaACCCCAATTCGGTGTACACAGAAGAGGATTTTAGACGTCACTTCCGGATGAGGCGTCATATCTTCGAGCGTTTACTTCGTGATTTTCACCAGGTCAATCTATACTTTCGACATAAGTGGGACAGAGCAAGCCGccctggtttctcacctcatcaaaAGGTTACTATTGCACTCCAAATGATGGCCTATGGCTCCCTAGCTGATTCGATGAATGAAGCCCATGACATGTCTAAGTCTACATACCTTGATACTCTTGAACAATTATGCGACACAATTGTTCAAGTGTACAAAGACGAGTACCTCCGCGAGCCAAATCAAGAATATCTTAATCGGCTCTTTCGCAAAGTTGAAGACCGTGGGTTTCCaggcatgatagggtcattagactgcatgcattga